Proteins encoded within one genomic window of Pseudanabaena sp. BC1403:
- a CDS encoding sensor histidine kinase produces the protein MAKVGTELKEVNLQLVQTIADQQLTEDRLNLQLNRLRLMYDFVSALNSAQSVNEIYQIAINGICTALRTSRSAVIAKDSNHCLKYLESVGISQDYKQSIEAFFGALSHQIELTFRPFPYCAILPSDRILQSICQAESIGAIAVFPLEYERRHLGDIVAYFDVPRQFTEEEVQLTQTIVTYVAIALTRKQAELALKSSQQFIQRIADTTPNILYIYDIEEHRNIYCNQAITHLLGYTPSEIQSMGNLLLNKVIHPDDLKRVKEHYELIQNRRLEENPEDLFLFEYRMRDIHGKWKWFYSQETVFFRNADGTVKQTIGAASDITKLKEVESSLQSSLADKEVLLREVHHRVKNNLSVVDSLLSMQARYINDAEALRAISDSQRRIHTMSLIHEQLYQSHDVDKVDFCEYLQRLVGNLYSSTSFNTSQVELKLDIKPTQLNIDTAISIGLIVNEILTNAFKYAFPNNNTGLIEVILYKSLDDDNLHLIIRDNGVGIPENIDFKATASLGLRLVRIMTQQLRASLDLSCSSGTSFHFTLNPNLCKT, from the coding sequence ATGGCTAAAGTAGGGACAGAACTCAAAGAAGTTAATCTTCAATTAGTCCAAACGATCGCAGATCAACAACTGACAGAAGATCGCTTGAATTTGCAGCTCAATCGCTTAAGACTGATGTACGACTTTGTATCAGCCTTAAATTCTGCGCAATCAGTTAATGAAATTTATCAAATTGCGATAAATGGAATCTGTACCGCTCTACGAACTTCGCGTTCGGCCGTAATTGCTAAAGACTCTAATCATTGTTTAAAATATCTGGAATCAGTAGGAATTAGTCAAGACTACAAGCAATCTATTGAAGCATTCTTTGGAGCTTTATCTCATCAAATTGAACTCACATTCAGACCTTTTCCTTACTGCGCAATACTTCCTAGCGATCGCATCTTACAAAGTATATGCCAAGCTGAGAGTATTGGAGCCATAGCAGTATTTCCACTAGAATACGAACGTCGTCATTTGGGGGATATTGTCGCGTATTTTGATGTACCAAGGCAATTTACAGAAGAAGAAGTCCAGTTAACACAGACAATTGTTACTTATGTTGCGATCGCGCTAACCCGCAAGCAAGCAGAACTCGCTCTTAAAAGCAGTCAACAATTTATTCAACGAATTGCCGATACCACTCCTAACATTCTCTATATTTACGATATCGAAGAACATCGCAATATATACTGCAATCAAGCTATTACTCACCTTTTGGGATATACTCCCTCAGAGATTCAGTCAATGGGTAACTTACTACTAAATAAAGTTATTCATCCTGATGATTTAAAAAGAGTAAAAGAGCATTACGAACTTATTCAGAATAGAAGACTGGAAGAAAATCCTGAAGATTTGTTTCTCTTTGAATATCGAATGCGAGATATTCATGGCAAGTGGAAATGGTTTTATAGTCAAGAAACTGTTTTTTTTCGTAATGCAGATGGTACTGTTAAACAAACAATTGGTGCGGCATCTGATATCACGAAGTTAAAAGAAGTTGAATCAAGTTTGCAATCTTCACTTGCGGACAAAGAGGTACTATTAAGAGAAGTACATCATCGGGTTAAAAACAATCTTAGTGTAGTTGATAGCTTGCTATCAATGCAAGCTCGTTATATAAATGATGCAGAAGCTTTGAGAGCAATTTCCGATAGCCAACGACGTATTCATACAATGTCGTTAATTCATGAGCAATTATATCAATCTCATGATGTGGATAAGGTTGATTTTTGTGAATATCTACAGCGTCTAGTTGGTAATCTCTATAGTTCTACAAGTTTTAATACTAGCCAAGTTGAATTAAAGCTAGATATTAAGCCAACTCAATTGAATATTGATACGGCAATTTCCATAGGATTAATAGTCAATGAAATATTAACAAATGCTTTTAAATATGCATTCCCAAATAATAATACAGGCTTAATTGAAGTGATTTTATATAAATCGCTGGATGATGACAACTTGCATTTAATCATTCGTGATAATGGAGTTGGGATTCCTGAGAATATTGACTTTAAAGCAACTGCTTCTCTTGGTTTAAGACTGGTACGTATTATGACTCAACAATTGCGAGCTAGCTTAGATTTATCTTGTTCATCTGGCACAAGTTTTCATTTTACTTTGAATCCCAATCTCTGCAAAACCTAA
- a CDS encoding TldD/PmbA family protein, with protein sequence MNIWQFKEEISSLVQKYKPHVDFFAIRLERSQGVDIFLRSGKVETLSTGISIGGQVRACHRGGWGFASFNDLHSLEAKLQEAIAAAKWVGNEETELAVVEPVQAKVSLIKENPHQIELIDKKNLCAHYTDILRSVSDRVVSTAVRYGDCTQQVVFATSEGTMIEQEWADWELRCSAIARDGETIQTGRETFGSRMAYRDLLNLDQQVIGAAQRAVSALDLPTVQGNTYTVVIDPILAGLFVHEAFGHLSEADMLYENPDMLETMSIGRRFGSTDLQIFDGAATADHRGSYIYDDEGVPATTTQLIADGVLVGRLHSRETAGKLGETVTGNARCLDYHYPPIVRMTNTWIGRGQTSVVDLFNDIPLGVYAKNWQGGMTNGEMFTFTAGEAWMIRNGKIAEPVKDVTLSGNAFETLQDIEAIGNDFAWDESGGCGKGGQSGLAVGCGSPSLRIKNAIVGGNAHG encoded by the coding sequence ATGAACATATGGCAATTTAAAGAGGAAATTTCGAGCTTAGTACAAAAATATAAACCCCATGTCGATTTTTTTGCGATTCGGTTAGAGCGATCGCAAGGGGTGGATATTTTTTTACGCAGTGGTAAAGTTGAAACTTTGAGTACGGGTATTTCGATTGGTGGTCAAGTGAGAGCTTGCCATCGAGGTGGGTGGGGATTTGCAAGTTTTAATGATCTACATAGTTTAGAAGCTAAACTACAAGAAGCGATCGCAGCGGCAAAATGGGTTGGCAATGAAGAAACAGAGCTTGCGGTCGTCGAGCCTGTACAAGCGAAGGTATCGCTAATTAAAGAAAATCCGCATCAAATTGAACTCATTGATAAAAAGAATTTGTGCGCTCACTACACAGATATTTTGCGATCGGTTTCTGATCGCGTAGTTAGTACCGCCGTCCGCTATGGAGACTGCACGCAGCAGGTAGTCTTTGCTACATCCGAAGGTACGATGATCGAGCAAGAATGGGCTGACTGGGAATTACGATGCTCCGCGATCGCAAGGGATGGGGAAACAATCCAAACTGGTCGCGAAACTTTCGGCTCAAGAATGGCTTATAGGGATTTGCTCAATTTGGATCAACAAGTAATTGGTGCGGCTCAACGCGCTGTCAGTGCGCTAGATTTACCTACTGTGCAAGGTAATACTTACACAGTAGTGATTGATCCGATTTTGGCAGGATTGTTTGTGCATGAAGCATTTGGGCATCTCTCAGAAGCGGATATGCTCTATGAAAATCCTGACATGTTAGAAACCATGAGCATTGGGAGAAGATTTGGCTCGACTGATTTACAAATTTTTGACGGAGCTGCTACTGCTGACCATCGCGGTAGTTATATTTATGACGATGAAGGTGTGCCTGCGACGACAACCCAGTTAATCGCAGATGGTGTATTAGTTGGAAGATTACACTCGCGGGAGACGGCAGGTAAATTGGGTGAAACAGTAACTGGTAATGCGCGATGTTTGGATTATCATTATCCACCAATCGTGAGAATGACGAATACTTGGATTGGGCGAGGTCAAACATCTGTCGTCGATTTGTTTAACGATATTCCGCTTGGTGTATATGCCAAAAACTGGCAAGGCGGGATGACTAATGGAGAGATGTTTACCTTTACCGCAGGTGAAGCGTGGATGATTCGCAATGGTAAAATCGCTGAGCCTGTCAAAGATGTTACGCTTTCAGGAAATGCTTTTGAGACATTGCAAGATATTGAGGCGATTGGCAATGACTTTGCATGGGACGAGTCAGGCGGTTGTGGCAAAGGAGGGCAAAGTGGCTTAGCGGTTGGTTGTGGTTCGCCAAGCTTAAGAATTAAGAATGCGATCGTCGGAGGTAATGCTCATGGCTAA
- a CDS encoding Npun_F5560 family protein, with the protein MNATVNALANASEDMTANLQKEINLLKVDLEQKDLLVQQLSEELFRLVKGNTAFLPNAEVHEHHSEEMRCLAEKLAMVENQLVLSQALIQDRDRETLELRHTIQEMSDRNRMLEQVVQELPNIYRAKFAERIVPIKQKIEALQKENRQLHIELQSLSFRLSGRTRRPAAQQRLELPRVIPALG; encoded by the coding sequence ATGAATGCCACAGTAAATGCACTCGCGAATGCCTCAGAAGACATGACAGCCAACCTTCAGAAGGAAATTAATTTACTTAAGGTTGATCTAGAACAAAAGGATCTGTTAGTACAGCAGCTTTCTGAAGAGCTTTTTCGTTTGGTAAAGGGAAATACAGCCTTTTTGCCAAATGCGGAGGTACATGAGCATCATTCAGAAGAGATGCGCTGTTTGGCAGAAAAGCTGGCAATGGTCGAAAATCAATTAGTTTTGTCTCAAGCCCTAATCCAAGATCGAGATCGCGAAACCTTAGAATTGCGTCACACCATCCAAGAAATGAGCGATCGCAATCGGATGCTAGAGCAAGTAGTACAGGAGTTACCAAATATTTATCGCGCAAAGTTTGCCGAACGGATTGTTCCAATCAAACAAAAGATTGAAGCACTGCAAAAAGAAAACCGCCAATTGCATATTGAGCTGCAAAGCCTCAGTTTCCGTCTCTCAGGTCGTACCCGCCGTCCTGCGGCTCAACAACGCCTTGAACTACCCAGAGTTATACCTGCACTAGGCTAA